Proteins encoded within one genomic window of Gambusia affinis linkage group LG09, SWU_Gaff_1.0, whole genome shotgun sequence:
- the pcgf1 gene encoding polycomb group RING finger protein 1 isoform X2 — MAEQGPMAIAMRLRNQLQSVYKLDPLRNEEEVKLKIKDLNEHIVCYLCAGYFIDATTITECLHTFCKSCIVKYLQTSKYCPMCNIKIHETQPLLNLKLDRVMQDIVYKLVPGLQESEDKRIKDFYQSRGLERVIQPTGDDVSESAALPFTSFDHSKAHFYRYDEQVSLCLERLSSSLSGKDKTKLTLQKFVRCSVRAEVRHLRKVLCHRLNVEKHQVQMLFNNESLPDHMTMKRLWLSHWFGKAQPLVLHYTIKDKRTR; from the exons ATGGCGGAGCAAGGTCCAATGGCCATAGCGATGCGGCTCCGAAATCAGCTTCAGTCTGTCTATAAACTGGACCCACTACGGAACGAG GAGGAAGTTAAGTTGAAGATCAAAGACCTGAATGAACACATTGTCTGCTACCTCTGCGCTGGATATTTTATAGACGCCACAACAATTACAGAGTGTTTGCATACTT TTTGTAAAAGTTGCATTGTAAAATACCTGCAAACCAGCAAGTATTGCCCCATGTGCAACATTAAGATTCATGAAACTCAACCTTTACTCAACCTCAAGCTGGATCGAGTGATGCAAGACATTGTCTACAAGCTGGTGCCTGGCCTTCAGGAGA gtgaGGACAAACGAATAAAAGATTTTTACCAGTCACGTGGGTTAGAAAGAGTCATCCAACCTACGGGAGACG ATGTTTCAGAGAGCGCAGCTCTTCCTTTTACAAGCTTTGACCACTCTAAAGCTCACTTCTACAGATATGATGAGCAGGTTTCGCTGTGTTTAGAAAGACTAAG TTCATCACTCTCTGGGAaagataagacaaaacttactcTCCAG AAGTTTGTGCGCTGCTCTGTACGAGCAGAGGTGAGACACTTGAGGAAAGTCCTTTGTCACAgattaaatgtggaaaaacatcag gtcCAGATGTTATTTAATAACGAGTCTTTGCCTGATCATATGACCATGAAACGGTTATGGCTTTCACACTGGTTTGGCAAG GCTCAACCATTAGTTCTTCACTACACCATCAAGGACAAAAGGACCAGATAG
- the pcgf1 gene encoding polycomb group RING finger protein 1 isoform X1 has product MAEQGPMAIAMRLRNQLQSVYKLDPLRNEEEVKLKIKDLNEHIVCYLCAGYFIDATTITECLHTFCKSCIVKYLQTSKYCPMCNIKIHETQPLLNLKLDRVMQDIVYKLVPGLQESEDKRIKDFYQSRGLERVIQPTGDDVSESAALPFTSFDHSKAHFYRYDEQVSLCLERLSSSLSGKDKTKLTLQQKFVRCSVRAEVRHLRKVLCHRLNVEKHQVQMLFNNESLPDHMTMKRLWLSHWFGKAQPLVLHYTIKDKRTR; this is encoded by the exons ATGGCGGAGCAAGGTCCAATGGCCATAGCGATGCGGCTCCGAAATCAGCTTCAGTCTGTCTATAAACTGGACCCACTACGGAACGAG GAGGAAGTTAAGTTGAAGATCAAAGACCTGAATGAACACATTGTCTGCTACCTCTGCGCTGGATATTTTATAGACGCCACAACAATTACAGAGTGTTTGCATACTT TTTGTAAAAGTTGCATTGTAAAATACCTGCAAACCAGCAAGTATTGCCCCATGTGCAACATTAAGATTCATGAAACTCAACCTTTACTCAACCTCAAGCTGGATCGAGTGATGCAAGACATTGTCTACAAGCTGGTGCCTGGCCTTCAGGAGA gtgaGGACAAACGAATAAAAGATTTTTACCAGTCACGTGGGTTAGAAAGAGTCATCCAACCTACGGGAGACG ATGTTTCAGAGAGCGCAGCTCTTCCTTTTACAAGCTTTGACCACTCTAAAGCTCACTTCTACAGATATGATGAGCAGGTTTCGCTGTGTTTAGAAAGACTAAG TTCATCACTCTCTGGGAaagataagacaaaacttactcTCCAG CAGAAGTTTGTGCGCTGCTCTGTACGAGCAGAGGTGAGACACTTGAGGAAAGTCCTTTGTCACAgattaaatgtggaaaaacatcag gtcCAGATGTTATTTAATAACGAGTCTTTGCCTGATCATATGACCATGAAACGGTTATGGCTTTCACACTGGTTTGGCAAG GCTCAACCATTAGTTCTTCACTACACCATCAAGGACAAAAGGACCAGATAG